From Arachis hypogaea cultivar Tifrunner chromosome 3, arahy.Tifrunner.gnm2.J5K5, whole genome shotgun sequence:
ACAATACTAAACAACAATGCGGCAAAGACCACGCTGCACGttctcttttctctatttttcttctcaaaAAGCAAGTAGCTATGATTACATACACCGATACACATACACTTGATTTgaattaaagaaaacaaaagaaaagaaaaagaaggcagCATcttgtagagagagagagagagagataacaCTACACTAACGCACACCATCACAATGCTCCTTAGATTTCTTGTGCCATGGATGCTCTTCTGCTTCTTCCTCCTCTGTTTcgcttctctctcctcttcagcTAACCAAGGTCAGCTTTCTCTATTCCTTGACCCGATTGTTGTGTACTCAACTACCACCTCTTTTATATGCTTTATTTTCCATGTTCccatttagaatttagaattactCATGTTGAAGTTGAACTATGTAGCCTTATgcaatcaaatttcaattttactGGGCAGCCCCATATGCTTTGCGCTTAAGCTGTGGGGCAGAACAGAATGTTGAAACAAGACCAACCAGCACCATTTGGCACAAAGATTTTGGATACAGCGGAGGAATATCCACCAATGCAACTCATCCTAGTTACATTACTCCACCACTCCCAACTCTCCGCTATTTCCCTTTGTCCCAGGGCCCTCAAAATTGTTACAACTTTGATGGAGTCCCAAAGGGTCACTACTCAATCAGAATCTTCTTTGGACTAATTGATGAGCTTGGGAATAGCACTGAGCCCTTATTTGACATCTCCATTGAAGGCACTCAAACACATTCATTGAACCCTGGTTGGAGCACTCAGGATGATCAAGTGTTTGCTGAGGCCATTGTGTTCCTCACCAATGATTCTATCTCAATCTGTTTTCACAGCACAGGTCACGGCGATCCGGCCATTCTTTCCATTGAGATCCTTCGGATTGATGATAAGGCCTATTATTTTGTCCCAGGGTGGAGTGATGGAGTTATGCTTAGAACTGTTAAGAGACTGAGTTGTGGTTATGGCCAGTCACGATTTGGCGTGGACTATAATGGGGATCCAAGGGGAGGAGACAGGTTTTGGCAACACAGTAAGGGATTTGGTCAGTATTCAGACGAGCCTAGATCAGTCGAAACCAGAATCAAACTGGCTACAATGCCACCAAACTTCTACCCTGCCGCGCTTTATCAGTCCGCGGTTGTTAGTACTGATACTCAGCCTGATTTAACATACACATTGGAGGTGGATCCCAACAGAAACTATTCTATTTGGTTGCATTTCGCAGAGATTGAGAACTCGGTGACTGATGCAGGGCAAAGGGTGTTTGACATTGTGCTGAATGGTGATGTTGCCTTCAGAGATGTTGACATTGTGAAAATGAGTGGGGATCGTTATACTGCACTAGTGCTGAATAAAACTGTTAATGTTGATGGGAGGATACTGACAATAACATTGACCCCAAAGCAAGGTAGAGCTATGATCAGTGCCATTGAGATATTTGAAGTTATAATGGCTGAGTCAAAAACTTTACCGGAGGAAGGTATTCATGCACATCCCTGGTCCCTACTATTGTTAGTTTAGTTTATTGTACTGTGAAATGTGAATGCATAGCAACTTCTGAAAGTTGGTAACTGTTGTTATTTAATCTAGTAAGTGCATTGCAAACATTGAAGAAGGCGTTGGGGCTTCCTCCCAGGCTTGGATGGAATGGTGATCCCTGTGTTCCTCAACAACATCCATGGAGTGGAGTGGATTGCCAATTAGACAAAAGTAGCAGCAGATGGGTCATTGATGGAATGTAATTTCTTTTGTCCTTACCTGTACTACTTGATTAGCAAAGGGATTCTTGGTACCACTAAAGCATTAAAATGTGTGCTTGTGTTGAATAATGAATATTATTTGATCTCAATATCTTGATTAAGTAGTGCTTGATCTGTTGATGACAACAGTGGTCTTGACAATCAAGGTCTCAAGGGTTTCTTGCCAAATGACATATCCAGACTGCGAAATCTACAAACCCTGTGAGTTCATCAATTTATGCCTTATGTGTATGTAAGTTGATCAAAATAAATAGTCCCAAGTTCCCAACTTTCCATTTTTCCTACTTTAAAATAttgttctctaataaaatatatatcaccACCCGTAAGTTCATATGCCCATTCCTTTGCTTATTATTATGGCATGTGAATTGCAGAAACTTGAGTACAAACAGCATCCATGGAGAAATCCCATCCTCACTAAGTGAATTAACTAGTCTGCAAGTACTGTAAGTGACATGTTCTCATTATAATCGACTTGGTTTGTTTATCATAGTAATGCAGTTTCTAAATGGCATAATAATCAATGATGCAGTGATCTGTCCTATAACTTTTTGGAAGGAGCAATCCCAGAAAGTCTTGGAGAGTTGACATCATTACAGAGACTGTAAGATTGTCTAAAGTTGAAGAAATGAAACTTATAAGACAATGAGAAATCAGTACTAAAGTTGTGTGGATGCAGGAACCTAAATGGGAATAGGCTGTCTGGAAGTGTTCCAGCAAGTCTAGGAGGAAGACTATTGCACAGAGCTAGCTTCAagtatgttatgttattatgaatgaatgattaATGTTGAGAATAAAGAATACGCAAAACACAATGTAATGTTGATATTGTTTTGGGTGCACGCAGTTTTACGGATAACAGAGGACTGTGTGGTATACCTGGTTTACCTAGCTGTGGACGTGGTCTCTCTGGGGGTGATAGAGCGGGCATTGGATTAGGTGTTAGTTTCATGGCGGTGGCACTTGTGG
This genomic window contains:
- the LOC112791490 gene encoding receptor-like protein 4, giving the protein MLLRFLVPWMLFCFFLLCFASLSSSANQAPYALRLSCGAEQNVETRPTSTIWHKDFGYSGGISTNATHPSYITPPLPTLRYFPLSQGPQNCYNFDGVPKGHYSIRIFFGLIDELGNSTEPLFDISIEGTQTHSLNPGWSTQDDQVFAEAIVFLTNDSISICFHSTGHGDPAILSIEILRIDDKAYYFVPGWSDGVMLRTVKRLSCGYGQSRFGVDYNGDPRGGDRFWQHSKGFGQYSDEPRSVETRIKLATMPPNFYPAALYQSAVVSTDTQPDLTYTLEVDPNRNYSIWLHFAEIENSVTDAGQRVFDIVLNGDVAFRDVDIVKMSGDRYTALVLNKTVNVDGRILTITLTPKQGRAMISAIEIFEVIMAESKTLPEEVSALQTLKKALGLPPRLGWNGDPCVPQQHPWSGVDCQLDKSSSRWVIDGIGLDNQGLKGFLPNDISRLRNLQTLNLSTNSIHGEIPSSLSELTSLQVLDLSYNFLEGAIPESLGELTSLQRLNLNGNRLSGSVPASLGGRLLHRASFNFTDNRGLCGIPGLPSCGRGLSGGDRAGIGLGVSFMAVALVGGSVCWWRRRNNILRAQQIAGKSAAYAKARTHYSRDIQMTRHHHHHTHTHTAVENGPILLS